In the genome of Vicia villosa cultivar HV-30 ecotype Madison, WI linkage group LG7, Vvil1.0, whole genome shotgun sequence, one region contains:
- the LOC131617358 gene encoding glycerol-3-phosphate dehydrogenase [NAD(+)] 2, chloroplastic, producing the protein MASIILEPSLHSYSHPLHQTTTTNPFFSSKSHYPNNNASKFYPFPSKPTVFLTLSSTTPNNIAHTRSCSRIDSTSPTQQPDPVLETGIDPTRDRRRVVRVAWEKLVRWSRSWRSKSNTDVLQRTNKVVVLGGGSFGTAMAAHVANRKDQLEVVMLVRDPQVCLSINESHCNRNYFPDHTLPENVTATTDAKSALSGADYCLHAVPVQFSAAFLESVADYVDPGLPFISLSKGLELNTLRMMAQIIPQALRNPRQPFVALSGPSFALELMNKLPTAMVVASKDKKLADAVQQLLASNRLRISTSSDVTGVEIAGALKNVLAIAAGIVVGMNLGNNSMAALVSQGCSEIRWLATKMGAKPTTITGLSGTGDIMLTCFVNLSRNRTVGVRLGSGEKLEDILKSMNQVAEGVSTAGAVIALAQKYNVKMPVLTAVARIIDNELTPKKAVYELMSLPQVEEV; encoded by the exons ATGGCTTCCATAATATTGGAACCATCGTTACATTCTTATTCCCATCCCTTAcaccaaacaacaacaacaaatccatTCTTCTCTTCAAAGTCTCATTATCCAAACAACAATGCTTCCAAATTCTACCCCTTCCCTTCAAAACCCACTGTTTTCCTCACCCTCAGTAGTACTACCCCTAACAATATCGCACACACTCGTTCTTGTtcaagaattgattctacttcTCCTACTCAACAGCCTGACCCGGTTTTGGAAACGGGTATTGACCCGACCCGGGATAGGCGAAGAGTGGTGAGGGTTGCGTGGGAGAAACTGGTTCGGTGGTCCAGGTCTTGGCGGTCTAAGTCCAATACTGATGTACTCCAACGCACTAACAag GTTGTAGTGCTTGGAGGGGGGTCATTTGGTACAGCAATGGCTGCTCATGTTGCGAATAGAAAGGATCAGTTAGAGGTCGTGATGCTTGTCCGAGATCCTCAAGTTTGCTTGTCTATCAATGAGAGCCACTGCAATCG TAACTACTTTCCGGATCATACACTGCCGGAAAATGTAACCGCAACAACTGATGCAAAGTCTGCTTTGAGTGGTGCGGATTACTGCTTGCATGCTGTGCCTGTTCAG TTCAGCGCAGCATTTCTTGAGAGTGTCGCTGATTATGTTGATCCAGGTTTGCCATTCATATCTCTAAGTAAAGGCCTGGAGCTTAATACACTAAGGATGATGGCTCAAATTATTCCTCAAGCACTACGAAATCCTCGCCAGCCTTTTGTTGCATTGTCAGGGCCTTCTTTTGCTCTGGAATTAATGAATAAGCTACCTACAG CGATGGTCGTGGCATCGAAAGACAAAAAATTGGCAGATGCAGTTCAGCAGTTACTAGCTTCAAATCGTTTAAGAATCAGTACATCAAG TGATGTTACAGGAGTAGAAATAGCAGGGGCCCTCAAGAATGTGCTAGCAATAGCAGCTGGGATTGTAGTAGGTATGAATCTTGGTAACAACTCAATGGCTGCTCTTGTCTCGCAGGGCTGTTCCGAAATACGGTGGCTAGCAACAAAG ATGGGTGCAAAGCCAACTACTATAACTGGCCTGTCAGGAACCGGAGACATAATGCTTACATGTTTTGTCAACCTTTCTAGAAATAGAACTGTTGGTGTGCGTCTTGGATCAGGCGAAAAGCTCGAGGACATACTTAAATCCATGAATCAG GTAGCAGAAGGTGTCTCAACGGCTGGAGCTGTGATTGCTTTGGCGCAGAAATATAACGTAAAGATGCCAGTATTGACAGCAGTCGCACGTATTATCGACAATGAACTTACTCCGAAGAAAGCTGTTTATGAGTTAATGAGCCTCCCCCAG GTTGAAGAAGTATGA